The Archocentrus centrarchus isolate MPI-CPG fArcCen1 chromosome 12, fArcCen1, whole genome shotgun sequence genome includes a window with the following:
- the srsf9 gene encoding serine/arginine-rich splicing factor 9 — protein sequence MSDGRIYVGNLPMDVQERDIEDLFFKYGKIREIELKNNRGTIPFAFVRFEDPRDADDAVYGRNGYGYGDSKLRVEYPRSKPGPMGGGGGGPRGRFGPPTRRSEFRVIVTGLPPSGSWQDLKDHMREAGDVCFADVQRDGEGVVEFLRREDMEYALRRLDGTEFRSHQGETAYIRVYEERGTPNWDRSRSRSRSRGRYSPYYNRRSPPARYQSPPRHAMSRHSPPPRRHLPPHHSPPPRHYR from the exons ATGTCTGATGGCCGGATCTATGTGGGGAATCTTCCCATGGATGTCCAGGAGAGAGACATTGAGGATCTCTTCTTCAAATATGGAAAAATTcgtgaaattgaattgaagaacAATAGAGGGACTATCCCTTTTGCCTTCGTCCGATTTGAAGACCCACG GgatgcagatgatgcggtctaTGGAAGGAATGGATATGGATATGGGGATTCCAAGCTGCGTGTGGAGTATCCTCGATCTAAACCTGGCCCAAtgggaggtggtggaggtggacCTAGAGGAAGGTTTGGACCTCCAACTCGAAGATCTGAATTCCGGGTCATAGTGACTG GGCTGCCACCATCTGGGAGCTGGCAAGATCTGAAGGATCACATGCGTGAAGCAGGAGATGTTTGCTTTGCAGATGTGCAGCGTGATGGAGAAGGTGTAGTGGAATTTCTCCGTAGAGAGGATATGGAGTATGCGTTGCGCAGATTGGATGGGACTGAGTTCCGTTCACATCAG GGGGAGACTGCTTACATCCGCGTGTATGAGGAACGAGGTACTCCCAACTGGGATCGATCACGATCCCGTTCCAGATCCAGAGGTCGCTATTCTCCTTACTATAACAGAAGATCTCCCCCTGCGCGCTACCAGTCTCCTCCCCGCCATGCTATGTCACGGCATAGCCCACCTCCGAGAAGACACCTTCCGCCACACCACAGCCCACCACCACGTCATTACCGGTAG